DNA sequence from the Leishmania panamensis strain MHOM/PA/94/PSC-1 chromosome 17 sequence genome:
GGCGAGACGTAGCcaccgttgctgttgctgctggcaTTATGGTTACTTCGGTATGCAAATTGAGGTTGCCACTGCGGGTTGTGGGCCATGTTTGCCTCCAGTATGATTCCGGTGAGGAGGCTCAGCTCCTCTTCGAAGATGTGCGGATCGAGCCCGGAAACGACACCTGCAGCAGATGTGGTGGAGggctgcggtgcagccgGCGAGCTTGTTGTTCGCGGATCTCCACCGGGGGAGGCTACGGACGTGCTGCTGGTaccgccactgccgttgTACCCGTGCAGATGCAGCTCACCACGGCATGCAGATACCATCTGGTGGATGAGCCGAGCACATTGGTCTCTATCTTGAGTTATGGCCGATGCTTGACACGCACCAGCCACTGAAGGTAGCCGTCTCGCAGCGCCCTGAAGCAGAACACTAGGACTGCAGCATTGATTGCTTCCCGCCCCACCACTGTAGTGAGAAGTCGAGGAGACGacgaggccgctgctgcctgcatAGCAGCCGGCAGCCAAAGGTGGAGTGGCCCCAGATGGTGAGTGAGTGCCAGCGTTAGACGGGCTGCGGTTACGGAAGGGAGCTTGTGCATTGCCATTACTAGCGGCCGCATCCTGCTGAAGAACGATATCGAATTGATCTAGCTCCCCGTCCTCTGGTACAATACCTGGAGTGATCGCGGCATGAGTGTTGACTGCATCGTGCAGCACGGGTTCCTCAATGGTGACCAATGAAGGTGAGGCTGCGTGCGTAGGTGCAGGCAGCCACGGCGAGGTCACCAGCCGCGAGGCGTTGGCACTAAGGCTGCAGCTTCCATTCATGCTTGGCCCTCCGGTGAGGTGACGCGCGTAAATACTCTCCACGTTGAACTCGATTGGCGAGGAGGGCTGcccggcactgctgcggtgcagtgCCGCATCTACGCTGTCCATGGCTGGcgttctttcgcttttttttttttttgcgttcTCGTGGCCCAATTTCGGTTTAGCCCACGTCTTTGTCTCCGtacgcgcacacaagcacaggcgCAAACGCACAGACGGACTGACAAGcgatgcgtgcgtgtctgtacGTTTGTATATTCTCTTACAGCTGGccggagggagagaggtgcagtAAAAGTATatatacacccacacccacaaagGATGAACTTTTTCAGAACAACGAGGGATGTGCGTTTGAGGCCTTAACTGTGCGTGTTTTCTTTCGTGAGGGCGGGTGAGAACGCCGACAAGGCTGAGGTGTGTTGAGGGAGCGGGCGAGCGCCTAGAAATGCCTGAAGTGTAGGTGCAGATGAAacagggtgagagagagacacggaaAAGGAAGCTGAGCCAAGGTGTGAAGGTGGCGCCACCTTTTCGAAGAAGAATAATAACGGAGGAGAAACACAA
Encoded proteins:
- a CDS encoding hypothetical protein (TriTrypDB/GeneDB-style sysID: LpmP.17.0810) → MDSVDAALHRSSAGQPSSPIEFNVESIYARHLTGGPSMNGSCSLSANASRLVTSPWLPAPTHAASPSLVTIEEPVLHDAVNTHAAITPGIVPEDGELDQFDIVLQQDAAASNGNAQAPFRNRSPSNAGTHSPSGATPPLAAGCYAGSSGLVVSSTSHYSGGAGSNQCCSPSVLLQGAARRLPSVAGACQASAITQDRDQCARLIHQMVSACRGELHLHGYNGSGGTSSTSVASPGGDPRTTSSPAAPQPSTTSAAGVVSGLDPHIFEEELSLLTGIILEANMAHNPQWQPQFAYRSNHNASSNSNGGYVSPPHGVLRTSPRSGGVGLQSLATVPSAATATMAASLFGASTGVAARSHSRSSPAGCLPGAHPMSNYLASVTANNINNDGRSTIDTEVSDSLCRISHFGGSGGSNYHMYMMEHGVRPMNPCQGAAPLSGVTSGSVRSISQVLQHQQAWTALMHESASNPGHLDRAAIASLSGQASRRPSGSAARSTSANVKHPRAVKPEVSSGGGSIRGPRSRTGKNVAPSNHSAFSECSGGETRSCRSTLTGAHRVLSSSANATTNTSLSSSVFHQIQVEHGIAMNSGNGRSNNT